The genomic region TGTTGATTGATTCTCACTCCTTACTTCCATCTTCACAAGCTTTCGAGCTCAAATTTACACATACATTTACTTCCATCACCATTGTTGTACCACAGCCGCTGAAACTGAACTTCAATGACAACTGATTCCGCAACCGCCATCATCCACCGGTGGCGATCTACAACCGACCACAACCTCTTCATATTCCACAACCATCGTGAACAAATTGCTCCATTTTTACAAGCAGTAGACGAAATTCAGCGAACGATTGACTTTACCGCTTCAGAAGATGAACGAAAACACGCGAAATCAGTAATACAGATCGCTGTATCTCGTCTCACCGATGAGTTTCGCAATATCTTAAAAGTCAACGCCAAGTCAACCTCATCTCTAAACCCTAATTCTCACACCGATTCGACCACAATGACGGACAGTGCTTCCAGCAATTACCAAGTATATGAAGATGATTATATAAACCATAATAAATTGAGTACTGATGCGGTTAATGATCTTAGAACCATCGTAGTGAGGATGAACTCGTCTGGATTTGTTAACGAATGTTTGAAAGTGTACGTTAGCGAACGAAAAAAAGTGATCGGTGCTTGTTTGCAGCATTTGAATGTTGAGAAATTGAGTAAAAGTAGTTGTAGGAGTTTGGAGTGGGGAGTGTTGGAAGTGAGGATAAGAATTTGGATTAAGGCGGTAAAGGTTTGTTTTAAGTATTACTTCGAAAACGAGAAGCGATTGTGTGAGCAAGTTTTCTGTGATCTGGGAGACGAAACGGTTGGTTCTTGTTTAGTGGATACGATAACAGAGTATACGGTTCAGCTGTTGGACACTGCAGAAGCACTTAGCTCCATTCGTCCTGCTTCTGAAAGGCTTTTTAAGATGTTAGACGTCCATGATACGTTGTCTGATCTCATACCGTCGATTAATGGTCTATTTCGTTCAGAATTATCAGAGTTTATAAGAACTAAAGCTAAAAATGAGGTTTTACCCAAACTCGGTGATAAAGCAAACGAAATTCTGCTGAGGTTTGAGAATGATTTGGTTAATGAGCAATCTCCAGTGGTTCATGCTGAACCGATCCACCGGTTGTCGAAGTATGTGATGCATTACGTTTACAAGTTATGCGATCACAAGCAAAGTTTGATGAGATTGTCTCTACCTGATCCTCCATCCATGGAGGCTGCTGGAACGATATCTGGAAGTTTTTCACTTCAtgtggtttggattataatgagATTGTTGTCGAATCTAGAGGCTAAATCAAAGCTAGGTAAAGATACGGCTGCTGGTCGGTTCTTTGCTATGAACAACTTTCATTACATCATTCAGAAGATCCAAGCACGTCCGGAGTTGCTAGAAATTGTAGCAGACGATAATTTTAACAAGTTGATTGACAAATTTGAACAGGCGAGACTGGATTACCTGAAGTTAACTTTTGATGTGGTTTCGAGGAATTTAAGTGATAAGGGATTGAGCAGGATTAAGATTTTACCTTTTAGGGTTGCGAAATTGGCAGATAGATTGAAGAGATTCAATTATGagtttgagaaacttgaaaagGAACTTGGGAAAGTAGTTGTCCCAGATTTCGGACTTGTGTTGGAGCTTCGTAAATTGATTGTTGAAATGGTGGTGACCGCTTATACCTCCTTTCTTGTTCATACGAAGAAAGTAGCTCGCTTGGAGACGTATGTGAAATACTCAGTTGAGGAGATTGAGTCTGCCATTCAAGGATTCTATGACTGCAGATAAGCACCACTGTTTCTAATTTCCAGTCACCAAAGAAGTACATTTCTTTGATGTATTTATTAATTTCCTCAGGGTTATATAATATAGTTTTGTGCCCTTGTATCATTCTGTGTTCTATATCCATTTCATAAATAAAGCCAGCACTTGTAGCAGGTTATCATATGGTTTTTGTGTTGGTTTTGTAAAGAGAAAGAAAAACTAAATTATATCTAAATCTAAGGGGGAAAGTATATTTTGAAACATGTTTTATATTTATCATTTCTTAAAACTGCGTAAATAAGTTTATGAAACCATATACTGTATACTAACTATATCGTGTCTAGAACTCTACAGTGgtggagcttgaccaaaagtttcgagaggcggaaagtcatgggacccaatttatatattgtataaatatttaggccaATGGGGACAATCCTatgtaattttaaaattttcggacgaaaaataggaaattttacacttctaaccgaaacatttgGGGGACGGGTGCACCCCCCACTTTACACTAAGCTCCGCCATTGGAACTCTATATGAACTCCCCAGTCCCCATTAACTGGAAAACTGGTCTAATACTCTTATTAACATGAAGAGACATAGAACATTCTATACCGAGGCAATAAAGTTGTGTAAAAAACTTGTTTATGCCTAGATATAGCTACTTGATGTACAATATATGGCTTGCTATAAATAGACATTCGCTAGACAAGACTTACAAGGTGCAATTTGACAagagttgtttcttgtactaccAGTACCAAAGTGGTCTGTAACTTTGTTATTTCGCGTTAGTGTGCAGGGGAATTTCACTAGTCTTATGTCTAATTTGAGATGATGCGAGTCTTGCTTTCCTATTTTAAATAATGACCTTTAAAAAAGGTTCGAGGAACTGTTGATTACAATGGTGCGTTTAACCCTAACATATTGATGTGTGCCACTATATTATATATTAACTACGTATGAGTGTCATGCCAAATACTTGCGGCAAACTTTGCTTCAGTGGCCCAATGAAATAACTTAAATTTCATTTCGAATAAGACGTGCTTCGGGCTTCATGTATTATACCAAACCCTCGATGGCCCAAATTAGTTCATTGTCTCAAACCCGTTTTAAAGTGTTAACTATAGGAAGTGGACCGACTACTATACCCACACCCACTTGTACAGGGCCTATTGTATGGGAGACTAGAAGGGGTGTTGCCGTGTTGGTTTTTCTTGAGGGTTTATCTTGAgcaattatattatattatattatactaacTATAAAAAGGGTATGTCGATgggtttttgttttcttttttttttttagtaaacttcCGGTTTGCTTCCTGTGGTTTgttcactttaacggttttgccccaaacctttaaaaatagccattttacttcctgatgttttggttttgttgccagtttgctccatgcggggagcaaaatggaaaaacaaacaatttgaatggagttagaggcggggagcaaactggcaaaaaaaccgaaacatcagggagtaaaatggctatttttaaaggtctggagcaaaaccgttaaagtgaccaaacgacagggagcaaaacggaagtttactctttttttttttctttttttgtcttttcctaGCAACTTTtggttttcttttctttttttttgtcttttcctgACAACTTttgaggtttttttttaatttacgtTTTCAGTCCTTATGTTTTGTGTGTTGTTTCTTAAATATCAACTTCTTTTGCAATTT from Helianthus annuus cultivar XRQ/B chromosome 10, HanXRQr2.0-SUNRISE, whole genome shotgun sequence harbors:
- the LOC110886446 gene encoding exocyst complex component EXO70B1-like; this translates as MTTDSATAIIHRWRSTTDHNLFIFHNHREQIAPFLQAVDEIQRTIDFTASEDERKHAKSVIQIAVSRLTDEFRNILKVNAKSTSSLNPNSHTDSTTMTDSASSNYQVYEDDYINHNKLSTDAVNDLRTIVVRMNSSGFVNECLKVYVSERKKVIGACLQHLNVEKLSKSSCRSLEWGVLEVRIRIWIKAVKVCFKYYFENEKRLCEQVFCDLGDETVGSCLVDTITEYTVQLLDTAEALSSIRPASERLFKMLDVHDTLSDLIPSINGLFRSELSEFIRTKAKNEVLPKLGDKANEILLRFENDLVNEQSPVVHAEPIHRLSKYVMHYVYKLCDHKQSLMRLSLPDPPSMEAAGTISGSFSLHVVWIIMRLLSNLEAKSKLGKDTAAGRFFAMNNFHYIIQKIQARPELLEIVADDNFNKLIDKFEQARLDYLKLTFDVVSRNLSDKGLSRIKILPFRVAKLADRLKRFNYEFEKLEKELGKVVVPDFGLVLELRKLIVEMVVTAYTSFLVHTKKVARLETYVKYSVEEIESAIQGFYDCR